ttgatcctgtaaaatttggtaagaaacggacttgaaatgacgtgaatcggactctcggttgttaaaatttgaacttaagagttcttgagattcttctttgattttaatgctaaattcgttgttaaaggtgttaatttAGCGATTTGATTGcatgagtaagtccatatgatgtttttgagttagtatgcatgtttggtttggagccccgagggctcgggtgagtttcggataggtttcgagatgtttttacacttagaaaagttgcaggttttgttGTCTGAGGTGCTCAGTGattttgttcttcgtgttcgtgTGGTTTCTCTTGTGAACGCGTAAGGCAAGTTCCTCAGGTGCTGGATTTGTTCATTGCGAACGTGGAGCTCAGGACGCAAACGCGAAGCTTGGGGGGTtaaccttcacgaacgcggacctgctgttgcgaacgcgaaggccttttTGTTTGGGGACTGGGGAAgggattttgttctacgcgaacacgGCCACTCGACCGCGGAAGCGAAGGCCTTCTGGTCCTGACCCATTGCGAACACGACAGGCCCATTGTGAATGCGATGAAGGCCTGCACAGTCATTTTAAAACATACTCCAACACGGACATAACtcatttttcttcatattttcgaactcccaaggcctagaggcgattttcttcgcacaaattcatccccaaagtgttggcaatcaattctaaactttactctttcaattacccaatgtttttcatcactttttaatcaaaaatcaagagttttcatggtagaaattaggaatttgggtagagtcagggctttttgaataattgagatttagacctcgttttggggtcggatttcgaaactaattgcatatttgggctcgtgggtgaatgggtgatcgggttttggtccgaccTTGAGTTTTggccaagcgggcccggggtctttttgactttttggtgaaaatggtagaaaatcaaTAATTTAGCATCGGGTATGAATtccttagcatttattgatgttgttaaattaatttggactagatacaagtaatttggaggcaaattctaaaggaaaaggggtgtttgaagcttgagttggccgtggaaattcgaggtaagtgtttggtctaaccttagcttgagggaatatgtatCGTGCTTTattttgctatgtgctagtgtagtgtacgatgtataggtgtggtgacgagtatctatacgtcgtcataaagcatgcccatgagtcttaaattgaaatcgttgtgctcttaataagtactacaaatgcctaagttgtcGATTCTCGGTGTTGGgtaagaattatgattattctcgtggtatTTGTTTATGGTTGAGTATCGGTTCTAGTTGAGGcttcttttgtgaagttaaatgttggaacaagtttggttatagcttatTCCCTTGTCGTGACGTATTTACTTcttattgttggttcccttgccgggatgtatttattcACACTGTTGATTCTCTTgacgggatattgttgtttccttattgttcccttgctgggattcttgTCACGCCCTGAGcttgggggcgagaccggcaccagtgcctcacctatccttgcgtatcacttgcgactaagagactctggacatgtaatgtcatactttggccatgggccatattacaagataatgtgcgatgcaaaatataaaattgaatagagactaacgctgactaaatgtcaacacAAAGCTGAAGTccatcataattactacaactcacaagccaacaaaatatatgtataGGGCCTACAAGCCTaatatactgcactaactgacatggtatgtctacaagcctctattgATAGATGTACTGGGATCGGAACAGGGCcctgacctacccataacctatctacatatatacacaagatatacaCAAATcttctagacccggcaactccgaaggaCGGGGAGCTTACCAATAAAGTTGAACTCAGAAAAatacctactgaggaggtctacccgtctgccTGTCTGGACCTGCACGCATAAAATGCAGCGCCTctagaaagggacgtcagtacgaaataatgtaccgagtatgtaaggcaatatactgaaactaaaactgaactaataatataataactaaaagcaactgggagtcaaagaaaatatgaagatatgctcatctgctaatactgactcaactctctcaatatagtgagtaaaatagttgtccggccctataaggctcggtatatatatatatatatatatctgctctgccgtagtaggctcgctcataggcgctcagccatactaggctctgtatatcaaccaactaggctcgctcacaggcgctcggccatagtaggattggtatataacttaccatctgataagAGATTACCCAATAGGGGCTTGCCCatcaattatagctcgatggtaataaaaatactttAACATTGTATGTATAAATTCTCTTAtttcttgactggaagaaggaaatactcaattgaatatgaagtcccaataaAGAGAATatcgtaacttacaaaactagaaaaatatacgtaacctgcgagactagcaaaatatacgtaaattccgggatatgaatttttctttatgactcgttatcaaacttttttaattacgagatcatgcaaaatgaaggaagagattaGCCTTAAACATACTTGGATTaggaaaaaattcgtatgatattcttggaaaaggttgcaccgtactctgTTAGAATCGCAAAACATAATTATGTTGCTAAGACTTTAATAATTCTTGTTGGGTTTTTGTAGGAATTGATTGCAAAGAAAATGGCTAACATCTACTTGATCCAACAAGTATCATGTGAGGCTAACGTTTCTGTTCTTAGTTTTGGAACATTTAAAATGAAATTGGCATGGTTTGTTTAGTCTTTAAGTGAAAGACTTTGATTAGTCAAAGTCTTGGAAATGAAACATGTTGTATCTTCAAGACACCTTAGAAAAGAATGCCTTTATAACATGGCTAGCTGCGACATGGGGTTGGGGGTGGGatatttaatctttatccacttattaggtaattaggtaatgtcccgttacccggtaattaaccaattacctacATAATTAAAAATCATCTCAAAttgcttaaaattctacttatttttaatatattttatacagCATACTATCGtgttcatatggtaccttgcatggtactagtccataagtatCGGATATTAACACTCGACCCGTAGTTTATCCCAATTCGACAACCTTCaataaaacttattttctttaaatcgTGTACCCTTTCCTTCGTggcacttacttattgcttgttataaatagcataaatatgctagcctccaaataatctcatccccgtgTTTACGCCAATTTACTGaagacaaaactttaacgtacgaaaaacaCGAGaggtaacatccttcccccttagaaacattcgtacTCGAATGTCTATTCTTAGATACTTTGCGAAAATTTTTGTCGGAGTCTCTTCCGTACACTTGACTGAAACCAACTTTTACGCAGCCAGAAAACATACTATACATGCCATACATGGCCACTAGCTATAAATAGCAATACTTGGCTCCACACAACTGTCCATTATAAATTTTAAGAGTTAAAAATGAGAGTTTACTTGATGACCTACTGGCCTGAATAGAGCTGTGCTGAGGTATCCCACCTCGAGCCATATCTTCAGTTTGAAATAGGTGGGGGTAGTTAGACTTCATTTCTTCCTTCGCTTCCCACGTAATCTCTTCCACCTTCTTACTCCTCCataaaaccttcacaggcgctatgtccttatttcgtagcttgcggatttgtcggtctaggatggcaaccggaatttcctcgtatgacaagtcttctgtaatctgtacatcatcagtgggcactactcgggtaggatcgccaatgcattTTCGTAACATAGACACGTGAAATAGCTGATGGATAGACTCCAATTTCGagggaaattctaactcataagctacgtggcccactctccgaacgatcctatatggtccaatataccgtgggctaaatttgcctttcttgccaaacctcatcacacctttcataggtgatACCTTTAAGAATACTCAGTcattaaccccgaactctaaatctcgtcgtcgcacgtcagaatatgacttctgacaacTCTGAGCTATCAACAGTCGCTCCcgaataagctttactttttctatggcctgctgAATCAGATCTGGCCCATGTAagccagattctccaacatcaaaccactcTATAGGAGATCTGCACTTGTGCCCATACAAAGCCTTGTACGGAGCCATATAGATACTGGAGtgataactgttattatatgcaaactcgataagaggtagatgttcatgCCAACTccttttaaaatccagcacacatgcttgtaacatatcctcaagcgtTTGAATTGTGCGTTCGgcttgtccatcagtttgtggatgaaaagttgtgttgagattcacctgagtccctagacctttctgaagtgacctccaaaaatgtgttGTAAACTGGGCCCCAcagtcagatataatagatattggcactccatgtagtcgcactatctctttaatatataactttgcataatctcttgttgtatatatagatttgaccggtaggaaatgagctgatttAGTGAGTCtatcgactatcacccatatggaatTGAACTTACATTGAGAATGAGGTAAACCTgtgataaagtccatgtttatcgcctcccatttccatgtcggtatctctatagtctgcattagccctccgggcttctggtgctctatcTTCACCTGCTAGAAACTAGGGCATTGAGCGACATACTCAGCAATGTTattcttcatatcgttccaccaatacacttccttaatgtcatgatacatcttcatcGACCCGGGGTGCATGGAGTACCACGAATAATTTACTCTGACATAATCCTGTCTCGTAGCTCTGCTACATCTGGAATACACAAACGACCTATGTATCTAAGAACCCCATCTTCTTTGAGTTCTAACAACGGCTTCTTCTGTTGTGGAACCCGTTCTCTCAATTTGACTAACTCTAGGTCCTCGTAATTCCTCTCTTTTACTTCaactatgagagatgattttgcagtattttggagtacaactcctcAATTACCAGAGTCTACTCACCgaacccccaaacaagccaattgatgaatctctctagTTAATTGTCCTTTTTCggcctctacatgtgctaagctacccatagatcgacgacttaaggcatctgctacaaTATTAGCTTTCCCTGGATGATAGAGAATGTTAACATTGTAATCTTTTAATAACTCAAGCCACCACCTCTACTGCAAGTTcaaatccttttgcttgaagatatattccAGGCTTTTGTGATCTGTGAATAtatcaacatgaacaccatataaataatgccgtcatatcttaagtgcatggacaatcGCAACTAATTCGAGGTCGTGGGTCGGATAATTCCATTCGTGCTTCCTTAACTGTCTTGAAGCATACGCAATTACTTTCCCTTGTTGCATCAAGACATATCCTAACCcgacacctgaggcatcacaatacatggcataaccatctggaccTTCTGGAATTGCTAGAACTGGCACTGaggtcaacctgttcttaagctcttggaaactctgcTCACAGGCCTCTGTCCACAGAAACTTAGTCGTTTTCTGCATCAGCTTCATTAATGGTGatgaaagagaagaaaacccctctacgaacctccggtagtatcctgctaagcctagaaagctacgaatctctgtcggagtggtaggtctaggccaggatttcacagcctcaatcttctgagtaTCTACCTTTATACCTCCAACGGATACAATGTGCCCGAAGAATGCTACAGACTTTAAACAGAACTtacacttagaaaacttagcatacaatttattatcaCAGAGTGTTGGAGTACCGGTCGTAGGTGGTTCACATGCTAATCCTCTGAAcgtgaataaaccagaatatcatcaataaagactatcacgaacagatCTAAATATGACCGAAATAAgttattcatcaagtccataaatatgacaggtgcattcgtcaacccgaagggcatgacaaggaactcgaagtgcccatatcgggtcctgaaggctgtcttggggatatctttctcccgaactctgacctggtggtaTCCTGACCTcaaatctatttttgaaaagcatctagctccatgtaactgatcaaacaagtcgtctatccttggtagtggatatttattcttaatagttaccttattcagttgcctataatcgatacacatgCTCAGCGAGCCATCTTTTTTTCGCACAAACAATACCGGTGTACCCCAAGGTGAAGTACTGGGCCCgatgaaacctttctccagcAAATCTTTtaacttctccttcaactccttcagttcggcaggtgccattctataTGGAGGAATGGATATTGGATGCGTTCCTAGAagcaaatcaatgccaaaatcaatatctcgctctagaggaatacctggaagttcatCTGAAAATACATTTGTGTACTCCCTTACTACTGGAATAGACTGAAGTGTAGGTACCTCAGCATCTACATCtttaactcgcacaatatgataaatgcacccttttgcAATTATTTTCATTGCcttcagataggaaataaacctacctatGGGTGTCGCGGTATTACCTACCTATTCAAGGACTGGCTTACCTGGAAAATGAAATCTGGCTGTCTTTGATCGACAATCAATTGTGGCATAACAAGTTgtcaaccagtccatgcccaagatagcaccaaaatccaacatctctagctCAACTAGGTCGGCTGAGGTTTGACGACCACAAACTGTCACCGTACAACCTCGGTAAACTCGTCTAGCAATAATCGATTCTCCGACCAGTGTAGATACTACAAAAGGATCACTTAAtatttcaggcactataccaaatTTCCTCGCGACAAATGTggtaatacatgataaagtagatcCTAGGTCTATTAAGGCATAAACATCGTGAGAACAAATGGTCAGCGTACTTGTCACAACGTTTGGTGAGGACTCTTGGTCATGTCGACCTGCTAGTGCATAGATATGATTCTGgttaccacctgaactggaccctTTACCTCTGCATCAACCTCTACCAGCCGAAGACTAAGACTCACATCCTGAAGGATGCATGGACATAGTTGATCCTGTTGCTGAATTTGCTAGTTGCGCTATACCCCCAGAATCTCTATTTGGGCAATCTCACATCATATTCCATGGacgtccacatgtataacaagcatcGGTACTGGCTCGGCATTGGACCAAGTATCCTCAACCGCAGATGGCACACCACGGTAGAAATGGCCATGTTTGCCCCGAACCTCGTTGTCGGTGCAAACTTGATGCCTGGGAGCTCTCACATGGTCCTGACTGAGTATAACGGACATACTTGTACCCCTGTGACTGAGGTGGCAGAGGTCTAGGTGGCCGTTCGAAGTACTGGGGCCTATAACTACCTTGAGACTGCTCCTGAGATCTAGCAAATCTCATCCTCTTTCGCTGCCCTAACTCAGTCCTCTCTATACCCTGCTGCCAATGCCTACCCCTTTCTATATTCTGGGAAAATGCTTGAATCcgggagatatccatactatcatGTAATGTAGCGGTGGCACATGCTTCGGTCAACTCTGGGGCCAACCCTGCTATAAACCTATGGATCTTGTCccgcatagtagcaactatggatggtgcatatctggccaatgagtcaaaatagagactatactctcgaacactcatattgccctgcttgagggctagaaactgatCGAGTCGGGCCTATCAAATCTCTCGCGGTAAGTACTGGTCAAGGAAGGCATCTGAAAAATTATCCCAATTAGCAAGAGGTGCATCACATCCCCTAGACCTTTCCCATCCCTCgtaccaaaggatggctatatctcaGAGTTgaaaagctgctaactcaactGCCTCTTCTCTATGGCACGCATAACCCGAAAGATCCTACgaagctgatctatgaaatcctgCAGGTCCTCCCTCTAATCTATCCCCGTGAACTCTGGGggattcaaagcaataaactctcgAACCCTTGAACTCCCAGATCCCTCAGAAGGTCCTGCACTAGCGGATGCCCTAGCCTATTGTTGGGTAGCTACCAAATGTGCCAACAAATGCACCTCACTTCTCAAGTCTTAATCTGGTGGAAGCGGAGGGGGAACTGGATGTGCggtctccctaggaatctcctcGGGTGGCGGAGGAGCCGGTAATTACTGGGTAAGGGTCTCTCCCTAGGACTCCGATTGGGCCTCATCTGCTGGGGGTACCATGTTAGTCCCTTCACCTACTACTGTTTCTCTCCTCTGGCTAGTCGTAGTCTTCCTAGTTATCGTCATATGTGCATGCACACGTCAACGtgtaagtttaactcaaatttcctataactcaatGCTACAGCACGATgtagatttgaaagaagggtaactaactcctaaatgccctatagtcCCTTACTTATATAATGTGGCACACCACACAATaagaccctactagacacggcttgtagactctctaggacagaactgttctgataccacttttgtcatgccccgaGCCTGGGGGCGAGACCGACACCTAGTGCCTCACCTATCATTACGTatcacttgcgactaagagatTCTGGACATATAATGTCGTACTTTGTccatgggccacattacaagataatgtgcgatacaaaatataaaactgaatataGACTAACACTGACTAAATGTTAACATAAAGCTGGGCcagcaaggccgtcataattactacaaataacaagccaacaaaatatatgtacagggcctacaagcccaacatactacactaactaacaggatatgtctacaagcctctactggtaGATGTACTGGGATCGGAACAGGGCCCTGACCTACCCATAACatagatacatatatacacaatatGTACACAAAACCTCTAAACCCGACAACTCCGAAGGACGGGGAGCTTACCTATAAAGCTGAACTCGAgcaaacacctactgaggaggtctacctttctcgacttgcatgcatgaaatgTAATGCCCctagaaagggacgtcagtacaaaataatgtactgagtatgtaaggcaatatactgaagctaAAGCTGAagtgataatataataactgaaagcaactAGGAGTCAAAGAAAATCTAAAGATATGCTCATCTACTGATaatgactcaactctctcaatataatgagtaaaatagttgtccggccctataaggctcggtatatatatatatctgctctgctgtaataggctcgctcataggcgctcggccatactaggctctgtatctcgaccaaatGAGCTCGCTCACAGGCGCTCGACCATAgtaggatcggtatataacttaccatctgatcagaggttgcccaataggggcctgcccatcgattatagctcgatggtaatgaatactttaatactgtatatataaattctcTTCTCTCTTAATGGGAAgtaggaaatactcaattgaatataaagtcACGATAAAGAGAATacgtaacttacaaaactaggaaaatatacgtaacttgcgagactagcaaaatatacgtaaatttcgggatatgaattttttgtTATGACTCCTTATCAAACTTTTTaaattacgagatcatgcaaaatgaaggaagagattagccttaacatacctggagtaggaaaaaattcgtatgatattcttggaaaaggttgcaccgtattCCGTTGGAATCGCAAAATGTAATTATGTTGCTAAGACTTTAATAATTCTTGTTGAGTTTTTTTGTAGGAATTGATTGCAAAGAAAATGGCTAACATCTACTTCATCCAGCAAGTAT
This sequence is a window from Nicotiana sylvestris chromosome 3, ASM39365v2, whole genome shotgun sequence. Protein-coding genes within it:
- the LOC138888459 gene encoding uncharacterized protein, with amino-acid sequence MDISRIQAFSQNIERGRHWQQGIERTELGQRKRMRFARSQEQSQDLGSTLSCITTFVARKFGIVPEILSDPFVVSTLVGESIIARRVYRGCTVTVCGRQTSADLVELEMLDFGAILGMDWLTTCYATIDCRSKTARFHFPGCIYHIVRVKDVDAEVPTLQSIPVVREYTNVFSDELPGIPLERDIDFGIDLLLGTHPISIPPYRMAPAELKELKEKLKDLLEKAFFGHIVSVGGIKVDTQKIEAVKSWPRPTTPTEIRSFLGLAGYYRRFVEGFSSLSSPLMKLMQKTTKFLWTEACEQSFQELKNRLTSVPVLAIPEGPDGYAMYCDASGVGLGYVLMQQGKVIASQKPGIYLQAKGFELAVEVVA